CTCGGCTCTTTAAACTTCAAAGTATTCATGGCGAAGTTGAAAAGCTTCGGGCCAAACAGGAAGCCAAGAGCAGCATAATTTCACTTGATTCTGAGATTCGAATCCTTAGTGCAGAGCTAGCTGAATTTGAAGACAGCCAGTGCAACAAACAACGCCTTTTAAGCAAGAAATCTGGTAGCTCCAACTTACTCAAGGAGGAGCGCTTTCGCAAACAGATGCAGGGAAAATTTGCCGCAAAACTTGAGCAACTCTCATCGTTACTGAAGGCTTGGCTCAGCGACGAAGGAACAAACTTCCATTCCAACCTTTTGAGTTATGAAGTCAGCTCACTTTTACAGAGCTCTGAACATATGGACACCTGGGTCGAGCAAAGGACCGAGTTTATGCACCTCCGTACTGTCCAGGCAAAAAGTGCAATGAAGAGACCAAAGAGCGCTCAAGGGGAAGACCGTTTTTCACCGGTCAGTCGCAAACGCTCCGCTCGCTCCCAACTTCCCCAACCTGGTGAGTCAGTTTTGAAGAAGCCGAAGACTTCTGTGACGGATACTGCACAGCCACGACGACCTGCTACCTTCGCACGCGGTAGCAAGCGGAAGCCATCACCTGAAAACGTAGTGCCGACACAGGCACGCCTTACGAAAGCTTCGCGAACAACACGCACagcttcatcttcttcctcctccagTCGAAGCGCATCACCTAGTCCGGGCAAAGATATGGCTAAGGTAAAGAACATCCGCCGACAGCCGCTATCCCCAAAGCGAGTCCAGAGGCAAACTGATTCAAAGGCCACCAAAGCAAATTCGAAGCGTTTGACGTTGCCGCCCTTTGGCCATGTTTTGGAGCAGGCGTCGACCCCACGAAACATGAGCAAGGAAAACAGCACCGACATTGACTGAACTTATAACTATACAAAAAAAACGAAGTTTTTGATCGCTCTCTTTAGTATACATCGAATATTATTACTAGTGATCGCAAAAGCATAGCAGCACTCACTCAGTTTACATGCAAGTGCATAAATAAGGAGGTTCACAATCTAAATTCATCGCAACCCCATATCATTCAGCCACACCATGAGAACGCAAACATTGTCGGCTGATCCACGGCGCATCGCTTCGCGGGCGACGAACTTCGCCATATTCCTCCGGAGTACCAGTTTGTAGTTCTCGCGATCATCCTTGTGTAAGCTCTCTCGATCTAATTCCTGTTCCATCTGTCTATGCACATAAGAGATAACATCCTGACTCGTCATGACATCCCACAACCCATCCGAAGCGAGTAAAAAGAATTCATCGTCTTGTTCCTGCACAGGATAGTGTTGAATTTCGACTTGCCCAGATACGATGGGTTTGGCGTACCGATCGCCGATCGCTCGACTAAGACTCAGATTTCGGACTCGATGCACCTTGCTTATAAGATCCCATTCAATTGTTTCGCCCATGGCCAAGATACGCGCCTTCTCGCGATCATCATTTGGTTTGTGGTCTCGCGTGAGATCAACGGCGTTTTGATTACGCGACAAGATAGCCCGACTATCGCCAACGTTAGCCGACAGCAAAGTTCGCTTTCCTTCTTCCGATTCATGTACGACCACCACCACAGCTGTGCTTCCTTGATATTGCAAGCCATCATCTTCCAGAACATCCTGCTCCATTTCGTCGAAGGCATCCCGTAAGGCTGCCACGTGCGAAAGCACCGAACTCGCATCGGTCAATTCGTGTTGTTTGCGTGCGAGGGCGGCGCAAGTTTTGTTGTACAAATTAACCCGTAGCCGCTGGCTGACTCCTCCACCCCCGTGTCCGTCAAAGACACCAGCAAAACGGCCGCCGTTGGCTACTACGTATTCGTCTTCCATGGTCATGCGGCCTCCTTGAAGTGCGCGGACCGAAACCTGCAGGGTCCGGACAAGAAACAACCGCACAGAATAACGAAGAGGTCAGCAACTCAGTGAATAAATGAATACACGAAAAGCCATTCTCTGGGACGCAAATTCACTTACATCGTACGGTTTCTGACGCACACTTCCTCTCGTAACAGAGTTGCCACCCAATTGTACTACGGTAGCTGTTTCTATAGAACTCGCTGGATTTTCGGTGGTACTAGCACTAGTGGCAGCAGCAGATATAGACAAAGCCTTCCGGTTCGGTGATTTCGAGGGGCAATGCTCGCCGATCGAGTGCGCGACATCGGCGAACACGAGCGAGCCCAAGATACCGTTCGTCCCTTTGCCGTCCCCATCGTTACCTCCGCCGCCGTGCGATACCAACTTTGTGGGTTCAGACCAAATTGAAGAGACAACGAGTTGAGCAGGACTGTTTGGTGCAGGAATAGTGTGGTTATGGGGATCTTCAGAGGTAGCAGTAGTTGTGGGAAACGCCAAGACTAAGACGCTAGTAGTTAAGAGAGCCAGCGCGCTGGCGACGATTACTTCAGTGCATCGTGAATTCACTGGACGGTGGATGTAAAGTGACAATGAAGATACAGAGTTCGAGGAAAACCACACTTTCACTGATTGATGGGTTGCCCAGCTTGAATTAGCTGCCTCGAGCCCACGTACTCGTCTTTGTGCTACCAACGACGGGGAAGTGAATCGAGAGGAAGAGAGATGCGCCAGACGGTAGCTCATTCTAGGGTGCAACCGAGATTGGACTTAATCAGTAGAGTGTGTGTGAGCGGAGTATCAAACGGTAAGGATCAGATATATGTCAGATCAACCGACTCTATTGCCCGTTTCCCAATTCTGAATTCGTGTAGGTGAGTATGTTGCGTTGTTCGTGCGGtttgttttgctttgttCTGGATTGTGTTCTCTCCTCGTGACACCATACTCACCTTGACGACAGGCTGTCCGCGAACTGGTATGTTTTCATTCGTCGATACTGATCGTCTCTGATCGCGGAAAGATACCGTTAGACGACGGACGTACCCTTCGGGGGGCTTCTACCAATCCAGAGA
The genomic region above belongs to Phaeodactylum tricornutum CCAP 1055/1 chromosome 16, whole genome shotgun sequence and contains:
- a CDS encoding predicted protein, whose translation is MSYRLAHLSSSRFTSPSLVAQRRVRGLEAANSSWATHQSVKVWFSSNSVSSLSLYIHRPVNSRCTEVIVASALALLTTSVLVLAFPTTTATSEDPHNHTIPAPNSPAQLVVSSIWSEPTKLVSHGGGGNDGDGKGTNGILGSLVFADVAHSIGEHCPSKSPNRKALSISAAATSASTTENPASSIETATVVQLGGNSVTRGSVRQKPYDVSVRALQGGRMTMEDEYVVANGGRFAGVFDGHGGGGVSQRLRVNLYNKTCAALARKQHELTDASSVLSHVAALRDAFDEMEQDVLEDDGLQYQGSTAVVVVVHESEEGKRTLLSANVGDSRAILSRNQNAVDLTRDHKPNDDREKARILAMGETIEWDLISKVHRVRNLSLSRAIGDRYAKPIVSGQVEIQHYPVQEQDDEFFLLASDGLWDVMTSQDVISYVHRQMEQELDRESLHKDDRENYKLVLRRNMAKFVAREAMRRGSADNVCVLMVWLNDMGLR